A single genomic interval of Spirosoma linguale DSM 74 harbors:
- a CDS encoding NmrA family protein (PFAM: NmrA family protein~KEGG: bba:Bd3174 putative nucleoside-diphosphate- sugar epimerase): MNIVITGSLGHISQPLTKQLLQQDHSVTVISSNTDRQAAIEALSAKAAIGSVDNADFLANAFAGADLVYCMIPPAYFTDPSIEPIAFYRSTASAYAQAIRQAEVKRAIHLSSFGADLDNGTGLILGSHHAETILNDLSDVAITHIRPTSFYYNLFGFIDQIKHTGRMAANYGADDVIPMVSPSDIARDIAEEIALPAQHRKVRYVSSDEPTGNEVAACLGAAIGQADLQWELISGEEMLGGLLATGIPLHLATGMVELYGAIHSGRLQADYLRNKPALRSVKVKDFANDFALAYGQS; encoded by the coding sequence ATGAACATCGTTATTACCGGTTCGCTAGGCCACATCAGCCAGCCACTAACCAAACAACTCCTCCAGCAGGACCATTCCGTTACCGTTATCAGTAGCAACACAGATCGGCAGGCTGCCATTGAAGCTCTCAGCGCGAAAGCCGCTATTGGTTCGGTCGACAATGCGGATTTTTTGGCAAACGCCTTTGCCGGGGCCGACCTCGTATACTGTATGATTCCACCCGCCTATTTTACTGATCCATCTATTGAGCCGATAGCCTTCTACCGTAGCACGGCATCGGCCTATGCCCAGGCTATTCGGCAGGCGGAGGTCAAACGGGCTATCCACCTGAGTAGTTTCGGGGCCGACCTCGATAACGGCACGGGTCTAATCCTGGGTTCGCACCACGCCGAAACCATTCTCAATGACTTGTCCGATGTGGCCATTACCCACATCCGGCCGACCTCATTCTACTACAACTTGTTTGGCTTTATCGATCAGATTAAACACACGGGGCGAATGGCTGCTAACTATGGAGCCGACGACGTTATTCCGATGGTGTCGCCCAGTGATATTGCTCGTGACATCGCCGAGGAGATCGCCTTGCCTGCTCAACACCGAAAGGTGCGCTACGTAAGTAGCGATGAACCCACAGGCAACGAAGTAGCCGCCTGTTTGGGAGCCGCCATTGGACAGGCGGATCTGCAATGGGAACTCATCAGCGGAGAAGAAATGCTGGGGGGTCTGCTGGCCACCGGTATACCTCTGCATTTGGCTACCGGTATGGTCGAACTATACGGAGCCATACACAGCGGCCGCTTACAGGCGGATTATCTCCGCAACAAACCTGCGTTGAGGAGCGTTAAAGTGAAGGATTTTGCCAATGATTTCGCCCTGGCCTACGGCCAATCATAA
- a CDS encoding RES domain protein (PFAM: RES domain protein~KEGG: bac:BamMC406_5847 RES domain-containing protein) gives MLVYRLLQAAFRHDPLSGQGAALYGGRWNPKGLSLLYTTESPALSLLEVLVHLNPKHIPQYYLVTIEVPDSIRSFQEQDLPPEWRATGSGLLPSQTFLVDWLQRPDCLLVEVPSSVVPIMANYLINPRHELFSRCQVIKSEVFEIDARLYDPSRRGQ, from the coding sequence ATGCTGGTTTATCGTTTATTACAGGCCGCTTTTCGTCATGACCCACTGTCTGGACAAGGAGCTGCCTTATATGGCGGTCGTTGGAACCCTAAAGGGCTATCGCTGCTGTATACCACTGAATCTCCCGCTTTAAGTTTGCTGGAAGTGCTAGTGCATCTTAATCCTAAACACATACCGCAGTACTACTTAGTCACCATTGAGGTTCCGGATTCAATACGCTCGTTTCAAGAGCAGGACCTGCCCCCTGAATGGCGAGCCACTGGTAGTGGTCTCCTGCCCTCTCAAACCTTTCTGGTGGATTGGTTGCAAAGGCCGGACTGCTTACTCGTCGAGGTGCCCAGTTCGGTGGTACCCATCATGGCAAACTACTTGATCAACCCCCGCCATGAGCTGTTTTCTCGTTGTCAAGTCATCAAGTCGGAAGTATTCGAGATTGATGCGCGGCTATATGATCCGTCACGACGCGGTCAGTAG
- a CDS encoding conserved hypothetical protein (PFAM: conserved hypothetical protein~KEGG: ajs:Ajs_0568 hypothetical protein) has product MKTNQQLAPQLTGLRAKRPVQIKPNGLDARLNQLAQQLGVTLKELAPLLQLSESTLHRLRRQNALSGPTAERVELLQQAIQHGLRVYAGNEQALRDWLRYPLGELDGRTPLQTLTTIAGFTQVNDVLGRIEHGIFY; this is encoded by the coding sequence ATGAAAACTAATCAGCAATTAGCCCCCCAGCTAACAGGACTGCGAGCCAAACGACCGGTTCAAATTAAACCCAACGGACTCGATGCAAGGCTTAACCAGTTAGCTCAACAACTTGGCGTTACCCTCAAAGAATTAGCGCCTCTCTTGCAGCTCTCGGAAAGTACCCTGCATCGATTAAGGCGCCAAAATGCGTTGAGCGGACCCACGGCCGAACGAGTAGAGTTATTGCAGCAAGCTATCCAGCATGGCTTGCGGGTGTACGCTGGCAATGAGCAGGCCTTGCGCGACTGGCTACGCTATCCGCTAGGCGAGTTAGATGGCCGTACACCGCTGCAAACGCTAACGACCATTGCCGGTTTTACCCAGGTCAATGATGTGTTAGGCCGCATTGAGCACGGCATCTTCTACTAG
- a CDS encoding PAS/PAC sensor signal transduction histidine kinase (KEGG: amc:MADE_01275 putative two-component sensor histidine kinase~TIGRFAM: PAS sensor protein~PFAM: ATP-binding region ATPase domain protein; PAS fold-3 domain protein; PAS fold domain protein; PAS fold-4 domain protein; histidine kinase A domain protein~SMART: ATP-binding region ATPase domain protein; histidine kinase A domain protein; PAC repeat-containing protein; PAS domain containing protein), with amino-acid sequence MTGQQQPSDTPANLTQRLNIDFALQAAGLGVWELDPVTKQVLWDDRCRLLFGLTKDNQLPFEQAIQYIHPDDQARIDQAVQQALLGQSNGQYDVTYRTVGADDGLLRWVRFMGRAELTPAGQVCRFAGVAQEVTPQVLAQQQVQQAQDTLQGVLAIADTGIWTLDVATGLISYSQRLKELFEFTDDTIGMDRVYNPILDADQLRVAQAVNRALDPASGGLLDEEYSIVTQRTGRHRIVRAQAKLYVDEQGTHKLQGSMRDVTQERDTQLALEQQVQARTQQLEASEARYRQLAQSLEAQVHQRTQALVTANEELAAINEELRISYEQERLVRQQLENSEARFRSLIEEAPIATCLLVGRELRTEVANQPMLDLFGKGRSMFDKPLSEAMPELAGQPFLDILDEVFTTGIAYEAKGIRADVEVDGVLGSYYFDFTYKPLRNAKGSVYAIIDMAIDVTQQVLARQESEATLRQFRTLLQALPNMTWTNTPTGEVDFYNERWYAYTGLSLEQTRDWGWQAVVHPDDLPQTMATYQQALARGEEFMFENRYRRADGQYRWHLNRALPLYGEDGQLVNWVGTATDIHEQKQVEAQLEQQVQERTEQLAASNEELSATNEELTATNKDFIAANQALEGANHDLLRSNKNLEQFAYIASHDMQEPLRKIQQFGDLLKSQYGDRLGDGVAYLERMQTAASRMSALIRDLLAFSRISTTQVIAQPVALDQVVSRVLETLSVVVEESGAQVEVTSLPVVPGDRSQLDQLFQNLLSNAVKFRRTSPGGELVTPQIRIKANLVAESDLPPSLHPARYAQTYHCIEVADNGIGFEEKYLDRMFEVFQRLHGKNEFGGTGIGLAIVQKVVINHGGAITATSEPGQGATFLVYLPA; translated from the coding sequence ATGACCGGCCAGCAACAGCCTTCCGATACGCCTGCTAATCTGACCCAGCGACTTAATATCGACTTTGCCCTTCAAGCTGCCGGTCTGGGCGTCTGGGAACTGGACCCGGTTACTAAACAAGTGCTCTGGGATGATCGATGCCGTCTGTTATTTGGCCTGACCAAAGACAATCAGCTCCCCTTTGAACAAGCCATCCAGTATATCCATCCCGACGATCAGGCCCGCATAGATCAGGCCGTTCAACAGGCGCTCTTGGGCCAGTCGAACGGGCAGTATGATGTGACCTATCGAACGGTGGGGGCCGATGATGGCCTGCTCCGGTGGGTACGGTTCATGGGTAGGGCCGAGTTGACCCCTGCCGGGCAGGTCTGCCGGTTTGCGGGCGTGGCGCAGGAGGTCACCCCACAGGTGCTGGCTCAGCAGCAGGTACAGCAGGCTCAAGACACCTTGCAGGGCGTGCTGGCCATTGCCGATACGGGCATCTGGACCTTGGATGTGGCTACGGGACTAATTTCGTATTCGCAACGGCTTAAAGAACTCTTTGAATTTACCGATGATACCATCGGGATGGACCGCGTCTATAATCCCATTCTTGACGCAGATCAACTACGGGTGGCTCAGGCGGTGAACCGAGCCCTTGACCCGGCCTCCGGTGGCCTCCTGGATGAAGAGTATTCGATCGTGACCCAGCGCACGGGGCGACACCGGATTGTTCGGGCCCAGGCCAAACTGTATGTTGATGAGCAGGGGACCCACAAGCTCCAGGGTAGCATGCGCGACGTGACGCAGGAGCGCGATACGCAACTGGCCCTGGAGCAGCAGGTGCAGGCCCGCACCCAGCAGCTGGAAGCCAGCGAAGCCCGCTATCGTCAATTAGCCCAAAGTTTGGAAGCCCAGGTGCACCAACGGACCCAAGCGCTGGTAACCGCCAATGAGGAACTAGCCGCCATTAATGAAGAACTCCGAATCAGTTATGAACAGGAGCGGCTAGTTCGTCAGCAGTTGGAAAACAGTGAAGCTCGTTTTCGTTCCCTTATTGAAGAAGCCCCCATCGCCACCTGTTTGTTGGTGGGGCGCGAGCTACGCACTGAAGTAGCTAACCAACCCATGCTTGACCTTTTTGGCAAAGGCCGGTCGATGTTTGATAAGCCCTTAAGCGAGGCCATGCCCGAATTGGCCGGTCAGCCGTTCCTTGACATCCTGGATGAGGTCTTCACCACCGGTATCGCCTATGAGGCGAAGGGCATTCGGGCGGATGTCGAAGTGGATGGGGTACTGGGTAGCTACTATTTTGACTTTACCTACAAGCCTTTGCGGAATGCCAAAGGGAGCGTGTACGCCATCATCGACATGGCCATTGATGTAACCCAGCAAGTGCTGGCCCGCCAAGAATCCGAAGCCACCCTCCGTCAGTTTCGCACCTTACTCCAGGCCCTTCCCAATATGACTTGGACTAACACGCCTACCGGCGAAGTGGACTTCTACAACGAGCGCTGGTACGCCTATACGGGGTTGAGTTTGGAGCAAACCCGCGACTGGGGCTGGCAGGCGGTTGTCCATCCCGATGATTTGCCCCAGACGATGGCCACCTACCAGCAGGCGCTGGCGAGGGGTGAAGAATTTATGTTTGAGAACCGGTATCGGCGGGCCGATGGGCAGTACCGCTGGCACCTGAATCGGGCCTTACCACTCTACGGTGAGGATGGTCAGCTGGTCAACTGGGTAGGCACCGCGACCGATATCCATGAACAGAAGCAAGTAGAAGCCCAACTCGAACAGCAGGTGCAGGAACGCACCGAGCAGTTAGCCGCCAGTAATGAAGAACTGTCGGCTACGAATGAAGAGTTAACGGCAACCAACAAGGATTTCATCGCTGCCAACCAGGCACTGGAAGGCGCCAACCATGACCTGTTGCGCTCGAATAAGAACCTGGAGCAGTTTGCCTACATTGCCTCCCATGACATGCAGGAACCCCTGCGTAAGATTCAGCAGTTTGGTGATCTGCTCAAGAGTCAGTACGGGGACCGGCTGGGCGATGGCGTTGCTTACTTAGAGCGGATGCAGACCGCAGCCAGTCGCATGTCGGCGTTGATTCGAGACTTGTTAGCCTTCTCGCGGATCTCCACCACGCAGGTGATTGCCCAACCTGTAGCACTGGATCAAGTGGTGAGCCGGGTGTTAGAGACCTTATCGGTCGTAGTGGAGGAAAGTGGAGCCCAGGTGGAGGTGACTAGCTTGCCGGTGGTGCCGGGGGATCGCTCCCAGTTGGACCAACTGTTTCAGAACCTGTTGTCCAACGCGGTCAAGTTTCGGCGTACCAGCCCAGGCGGGGAGCTGGTTACCCCTCAAATTCGCATCAAGGCTAATCTAGTCGCCGAAAGCGACCTACCCCCTTCCCTACATCCTGCCCGATACGCCCAAACCTATCACTGCATTGAAGTAGCGGACAACGGTATTGGCTTCGAGGAGAAGTATCTGGACCGCATGTTTGAGGTGTTTCAGCGGTTGCATGGCAAGAACGAGTTTGGGGGTACGGGTATCGGGTTGGCCATTGTGCAGAAGGTGGTGATCAATCATGGGGGAGCTATCACCGCTACGAGTGAGCCCGGCCAGGGAGCCACCTTCTTGGTGTACTTGCCCGCCTAG
- a CDS encoding transcriptional regulator, PadR-like family (PFAM: transcriptional regulator PadR family protein~KEGG: avi:Avi_4304 hypothetical protein): protein MSEINKELIAATLVPLVLTILADGESYGYEIIRNIRLRSAGQLDVAEGTLYPVLRKLEQRGLVQTQWRTADNERQRKYYALKTQGREVLQAERANWNMINQLLQSLWTTNPTLT, encoded by the coding sequence ATGTCCGAAATTAATAAAGAGCTTATTGCGGCCACCCTGGTACCATTGGTGCTCACCATTCTGGCCGATGGCGAAAGTTATGGCTACGAAATCATCCGCAATATACGCTTGCGCTCAGCAGGACAGCTTGACGTGGCCGAGGGTACCCTTTATCCCGTGTTACGAAAACTGGAGCAGCGAGGATTAGTCCAAACCCAATGGCGCACGGCGGACAATGAGCGCCAACGAAAATATTACGCGCTTAAAACGCAGGGACGCGAGGTTCTCCAGGCTGAACGCGCTAACTGGAATATGATCAATCAACTCCTTCAATCGCTATGGACCACAAATCCCACTTTGACCTAA
- a CDS encoding beta-lactamase (PFAM: beta-lactamase~KEGG: xac:XAC0134 beta-lactamase): MRSQRFIIYTVLMFSATLSMAFGQSRFDTLTRALQRVYQSDSLPGLSVVLVNGKTIIYQHSFGYANIEQQIKYSTRSIQTIGSVSKTFAAIALMKAVELGYFDLDTDINTILPFKVVNPNAPTSRITVRQLANHTSGIVDNPSIFYDTYQFDTTLAGYSPMAYANLKRLGFNQQVSDRSLARFMYDYLNEKGQYYSKQNFGLDAAGRSSSYSNIGSALAAYLVEIKSGMSYADFTRQYIFRPLRMRQTSWFLDAKRLTRYARPYDDNFSVLPFYHLITYPDGGLRTNTSDLGKYLIALLKGYEGGEKLLKRSSYSAMFTPQFAKESPPKGIRLTTRNKGIFWNLYVNGTIGHDGDDPGVSSFLFFNPRTGLGGVFLSNKYVADKKSITDLLMQFISTR; this comes from the coding sequence ATGCGAAGCCAGAGGTTTATCATCTATACAGTGCTCATGTTTAGTGCAACCCTGTCAATGGCCTTTGGGCAGTCCCGGTTTGATACGCTGACCAGGGCCTTGCAGCGGGTCTACCAGAGCGATAGCTTACCGGGGCTATCCGTCGTATTGGTTAACGGGAAGACAATTATCTATCAGCACAGCTTCGGGTATGCCAACATTGAGCAGCAGATTAAGTACAGCACCAGGAGCATCCAGACTATTGGTTCGGTCAGTAAAACATTTGCCGCCATCGCCTTGATGAAAGCGGTTGAATTAGGCTATTTTGATCTAGATACTGATATTAATACCATCCTGCCATTCAAGGTGGTCAATCCGAATGCGCCGACCAGCCGCATAACGGTGCGGCAGTTAGCGAACCACACTTCCGGCATTGTTGACAATCCATCCATCTTCTATGACACCTATCAGTTCGATACCACGCTGGCCGGATATAGTCCGATGGCCTATGCCAATTTAAAAAGATTGGGTTTCAATCAGCAGGTGAGCGATCGTTCACTGGCCCGTTTTATGTACGATTACCTCAATGAAAAGGGGCAGTATTACAGCAAACAAAATTTTGGTCTTGATGCCGCCGGCCGCTCGTCCAGCTATAGTAATATTGGTTCCGCACTGGCGGCCTATCTGGTGGAGATTAAATCGGGCATGAGTTATGCCGACTTTACCAGGCAATACATTTTCCGTCCGCTTCGCATGCGTCAAACAAGCTGGTTTCTGGATGCGAAGCGCTTAACGCGGTATGCCCGGCCCTACGATGACAACTTTTCGGTCTTACCTTTCTATCATCTAATCACGTATCCAGACGGGGGGCTACGAACCAATACGTCCGATCTGGGCAAGTATCTAATTGCCCTGCTAAAGGGTTACGAGGGCGGGGAGAAGCTGTTAAAAAGATCATCGTATAGCGCCATGTTTACCCCCCAGTTCGCCAAAGAGTCTCCGCCAAAAGGTATTCGTTTGACGACGCGCAACAAGGGTATTTTTTGGAATCTGTACGTGAATGGTACTATTGGGCATGATGGGGATGATCCGGGCGTTAGTTCATTTTTGTTTTTCAATCCCAGGACTGGTCTGGGGGGTGTTTTTTTGAGTAACAAATATGTAGCTGACAAGAAGTCGATTACGGATCTGCTCATGCAATTTATTAGCACACGTTAA
- a CDS encoding transcriptional regulator, AraC family (PFAM: helix-turn-helix- domain containing protein AraC type~SMART: Helix-turn-helix, AraC domain~KEGG: bam:Bamb_5221 AraC family transcriptional regulator), giving the protein MLLTYREIATRERYRDCIQKFWILDNNLNSVSSAPQYALPNGCCTLAFISGNGISLTFAGHPIHLAAGIYLSGQITRKVSVVMKPYSKAIMVQLKPWVPSMITNIPVHSFTDGVVSLKEVDRPLYETMANLNGDDETVVINKVCDDFVSCLHPNTDTHFIQWAFNNLQKGLVNQETIADMVRRSGYSQRRMEQQFRRLIGPSAKEMQRILQLRQVISELHHREQTTTLGELAHQHGYYDQAHFIRAYQRVLEELPSAFRRDNYLLPVTPHFDFLQL; this is encoded by the coding sequence ATGCTGTTAACCTACCGCGAAATTGCTACTAGGGAACGTTATAGAGACTGTATTCAAAAGTTCTGGATTCTCGATAACAACCTCAACTCTGTTTCTTCGGCCCCTCAATACGCCTTGCCTAACGGCTGCTGTACACTGGCCTTCATTAGCGGCAACGGCATCTCGTTAACTTTCGCCGGTCATCCAATTCATCTGGCAGCCGGTATTTACCTATCCGGCCAAATTACCAGGAAGGTAAGCGTTGTGATGAAGCCGTATTCCAAAGCAATTATGGTACAACTAAAGCCTTGGGTGCCGTCGATGATAACCAACATTCCAGTACACTCGTTTACCGATGGTGTGGTCAGTCTTAAAGAGGTTGATAGGCCCCTATACGAAACGATGGCTAATCTGAATGGGGATGATGAGACCGTCGTTATAAATAAGGTATGTGACGATTTTGTAAGCTGCTTACATCCCAACACCGATACTCATTTCATCCAATGGGCCTTTAACAACTTACAGAAGGGGCTGGTTAATCAGGAAACGATTGCGGATATGGTTCGCCGGTCGGGGTACTCCCAGCGCAGAATGGAGCAGCAATTTAGACGCCTGATTGGTCCCTCCGCCAAAGAAATGCAGCGTATCCTTCAGCTCAGGCAAGTCATTAGTGAGCTCCACCATCGAGAGCAGACCACTACGTTAGGGGAGCTGGCCCATCAGCATGGCTACTATGACCAGGCTCATTTCATCCGGGCTTATCAGCGGGTGTTAGAGGAGTTGCCTTCTGCCTTTAGGCGGGATAATTATCTGCTACCGGTCACTCCGCATTTCGATTTTTTACAATTGTAG
- a CDS encoding conserved hypothetical protein (KEGG: hypothetical protein): MILTITGYSTALFSTWYFVEELRLLLDAGDGIAPTLLQKSRKIDHIFLSHADRDHVTGLLRLNELNARDGFPAVYYPTDAGSISALETFSKQFDERVKKTVWHPLGDQQQVQLRKDLFVQSARNNHVVKAQLHEVKSLGYQIYQTKNKLKSDFVDLSGEALRQLAETLGRESLTDEVRTNLLAYSGDTPAENFDQWNNTQILIHEATFLTRAELATLETNRNQHSTLEEVLAAVADLNIQTLILGHFSSRYSEEEIDEAIRRFCTAFHVTIPVHRLLPGQTHWDILRSDPIN, encoded by the coding sequence ATGATACTGACGATAACTGGTTATTCAACTGCCCTATTTTCAACCTGGTATTTCGTTGAAGAGCTACGACTATTACTCGACGCGGGCGATGGCATAGCCCCGACACTCTTACAGAAATCTCGCAAGATTGATCATATTTTCTTATCGCATGCTGACCGCGACCATGTAACAGGACTGTTGCGCTTGAATGAGCTAAATGCCCGCGACGGCTTTCCTGCCGTTTATTATCCAACCGATGCGGGGTCTATTTCAGCGCTGGAAACCTTTTCAAAACAATTTGATGAGCGAGTCAAGAAAACGGTTTGGCATCCTCTTGGTGATCAGCAACAGGTTCAGCTTCGTAAAGACTTATTTGTGCAATCGGCCCGCAACAATCACGTTGTCAAAGCACAACTGCATGAAGTAAAAAGTTTGGGTTATCAGATTTACCAAACAAAAAATAAGCTCAAATCAGATTTCGTCGACCTATCAGGGGAAGCATTGCGGCAGTTAGCGGAGACTCTTGGGCGGGAAAGTCTGACGGATGAAGTCAGGACAAACTTACTAGCTTATTCCGGCGACACACCAGCCGAGAACTTTGATCAGTGGAATAACACGCAGATCTTGATTCACGAAGCGACCTTCCTGACCCGTGCCGAATTGGCTACCTTAGAAACGAACCGGAATCAACACAGCACACTTGAAGAAGTTTTGGCAGCGGTGGCTGATCTGAACATTCAAACGCTGATTCTAGGTCATTTCTCGTCGCGGTATTCTGAGGAAGAAATAGACGAGGCCATTCGTCGTTTCTGCACCGCCTTTCACGTCACGATTCCGGTTCATCGTCTGCTACCAGGTCAAACGCACTGGGATATTTTGCGAAGCGATCCGATTAACTAA
- a CDS encoding putative GAF sensor protein (PFAM: GAF domain protein~SMART: GAF domain protein~KEGG: dat:HRM2_24460 two-component hybrid protein, sensory box hisitidine kinase/adenylate cyclase), producing the protein MDYHERCKKLWIVLLFAWTKQALVDNHHFHKRTKPFLEMATFKSPQLELDRLANLDTYTIIDTLPEQQYDDITQLAAQICGMPISLISFIDQDRQWFKSRHGFPHLQTDRQLSFCTHAIQQPDKMMIVSDATQDVRFSENPLVYQEPKVVFYAGMPLVTEEGWALGTLCVIDNKPNQLTSAQAKSLTILARQVITLLSLRKKTESWSERRKMNGGSIACVRTWSIL; encoded by the coding sequence ATGGACTACCATGAGCGTTGCAAAAAACTTTGGATAGTTCTTCTCTTTGCTTGGACAAAGCAGGCGTTGGTAGACAATCATCATTTTCACAAACGTACAAAACCTTTTCTCGAAATGGCCACGTTTAAATCCCCGCAACTTGAACTTGACCGCTTAGCGAACTTAGATACCTACACCATCATTGATACGCTGCCCGAACAGCAATATGATGATATTACGCAACTGGCCGCCCAGATTTGTGGTATGCCAATTTCATTGATTTCGTTTATTGACCAGGATCGACAGTGGTTTAAGTCCCGACATGGATTTCCTCATCTGCAAACAGACCGGCAACTCTCTTTTTGCACCCACGCCATTCAGCAGCCCGACAAAATGATGATCGTCTCGGATGCTACCCAGGATGTACGTTTCTCGGAGAACCCGCTTGTCTATCAAGAACCTAAAGTCGTTTTTTACGCGGGTATGCCCCTGGTTACGGAAGAGGGTTGGGCGCTGGGTACCCTGTGTGTGATTGATAATAAACCAAACCAGCTCACGTCGGCTCAGGCAAAAAGCTTAACCATACTGGCCCGACAGGTCATTACGCTGCTTAGCCTGCGAAAAAAAACCGAGAGCTGGAGCGAACGCAGGAAAATGAACGGAGGGAGCATAGCCTGCGTTCGCACCTGGTCAATACTATGA